The DNA sequence ATCGACCAGTTTGTCAAACGCAAAACACACCTTTTCATAGTCTTTGACAGCTACGGACAAACGGCGGGTGTTGTGACACTTGAAGATGCCATCGAGACGCTTTTGGGCGTTGAAATCGTTGATGAGATGGACGAAGTCGAAGACATGCAAGTCTTTGCCAAAGATCGCAGTAAAAAGTTCCAAGACCGCATGAAAGTAGAACGTAAAAAGATCGAAAAAGCGAAAGTGAATTAAATACGTTAAAAAGTAAAGAGGTTTTACATGTAAAGCCTCTTTACAAAACTTTTCGATACCGCCACTGCATACTTTGTTGATCCCACGTTAATTCATTGACACACGCATAGGGTTGGATGATGCTAAACATATCATTGATCTCAACGCCAAAAAGATGCGATAAAATCATTCGGTTAACGCCTGCATGTGCCACAATAATAATCGTACCCGTTGTACTATGAATGATTTCATCAAAAGCTCTTCTTGCGCGCACTGCCATATCATGAAAACTCTCGCCATTAGGTGGTGTAAAGTACTCCAAATTTTCGCCTCTTTGAGCATACAGTTTAGGATAGTTTAATTTGATATCAGACATCAAGACATTTTCCCAATCCCCCATATCAATCTCACACAATGCCTCAACAACTTGATACGTGATATCTTGATCATTGCACAAAACTTCAGCCGTTTGTAAACAACGCTTAAGAGGACTCGTAAAGATAGCGTTAAAGGGAATCGCTTTAAAATAATCGCGTAATGCTTCAGCTTGCTCCATTCCTAGCGCATCCAGTGGTACATCTGTTCGACCCAAATACCTTTTTTCGTTTCCATTATCAATGTATCCATGACGAAGCAGATAGACTTTTTCAACCATACGGGAAATCCTTACATGTAATGTTATTTATCTTTGCAATAATCGCTTTTACAGCATTTAAACGTTTGGTAATGTTGCGCTGTGCTTCGAGATTTCCTTCGCATTTGTTAAATGCCTTTTCAAAACGCTTTTCATAACCGCACACCTCATCTTCACTGACCAGCTTGTCGGCTAAAAAAAGCAGTTCATTGGCGTTTAAAGGATCTTTCGCATCAACCTCAATATCCATGTGTGTTTCAATGATATGAGCGATATTCTCATAGCCCATTTCACGAAGTTTTTGCGCACCAACAAATGCATGATTTCTCTCTTGTCGTGCAATGTCATGTAACAATGCCGCCGCACTTAAACTATTTTTATTGATACAAAGGTTAAAAGAAGCAATGTAATCATAAAGACTCATTGCCATAGATTCTACTGCTTTACAATGCTTGATAATGTGCTCAGGCACCTCATCTTGGTGCATGATCGCTAAACACTCCTCTTTGGTTGGCGCACCAAACGAGTCATACGCTTTTAGCGCTTTATAATCCTCGGGTGTATCCATATCCATTAAAACCGATTGTTCGCACACGTTTACATGTAAAGCATCATCTTTAAACGCTTCCAAAACACGTTTAAGCCCACCCTCACCACTGCTTGCAAGAATCAGCTCTTTATATTTCATGTCGATCAATGGCGGATGCCCTTTTCGCCCCAAAAACGTCGGGTAAATCACCCCTTTGCCTTCACACGCATACGCCTCATACAAACGTTCAAGGCTCCCAACTTTTATGAGTGGGATGTCCACAGGTTGCATATAAAAGGCACTCAGCGTTTCATCGATGACACTCAGCCCTTTTTGAATAGAGCTAAACATACCTTTGTCATAATCCTCGTTATAAACAATAGAAACATCATCATCTTTTAAAGCTTCTCTTATCTCATCTTGCCTGTGCCCAACGACCACATAGATATGCGTTATCCCGTGCGCTTTATAGGTCTGAATCAGACGTTTTAGCGCACTGGTTTGACCCAATGGCAAAAGAGGTTTAAAGTCGTGCATTCGGGAAGAATACCCAGCAGCAATGATAAGAACGGCGATGTTGCTCTTTGTCATTTCCTAACTTCTTTTAACTCTGATAAGCTCCGCTACAATGCTAATAGCGATCTCTTCAGGCGTTTGAGCATTGATGGGAACCCCCACAGGACAGCACACCTCATCTAGCTTATTTTGAGCATATCCCTCTTGCAAGAGTTGGTTGTAAACATAATTTTTTTTAGTTTTACTCCCAATCATACCGATATATTTCGCCTTCGCATGAAGCGTTTGCTCTAAAACGATTTTGTCTACACCTCTGGTAACAATGACAATGTAGCTATTTTTAGCGATTCCCACATCTTTAATCAACCCTTCATACGAAGAGGGAACCACATGAATTTCATCCGCTGTAGGAAAGCGCTCTTTGTTAGCAAAAGCGTCCCTGTCGTCTAAAACAACTGTGTAGAAACCAAGTGGTTTCGTCAGTGCGGCAATTTGCTGAGAAATATGCCCTGCCCCTACAATATAAAGCCGATCGGTATTGTAAAAAGGCTCAATCATATACTTGCTTTTCCCAACAAAAAGATGAAATTTGACACGATAGAAATTTTCTCTAAGCGAATCCGCAATCTTTTGAACCTCTTTATCTTCTTCACCAAACAGATCCGTTTCTGTGCATATCCATTTGTTTTTGCCAAAAGCACGTTTATTTGGCTGTGAAATATTCGTAATCATCACAAAATCAGCACCAGAGGCTTTAAGCTCTTTTGCTTTATGATAAACATTGAGTTGGTGAATATCCAAAGCATCAAGGTACTCTAAAAGAACACTCACTTCGCCACCACACACCATACCAGCCGCTCTTGCATCATCATCGGTGAGTTCAATATCTTCAATGGAACCCTGTTTTGTTTTAAATACCTCAGGCGCTAATTGAATCGCCATCGCTTCGAGTGTGCCTCCGCCTATCGTTCCCTCAATTGATCCATTTTTGCGAATCATCATCTTAGCCCCAGCTTCTCTAGGCGCTGAACCACTTTTTTCTAAAATAGTTGCCGTAACCACTTCGTGTTGTTCATTTAAGCTCTCCACAATATGCTCAATGATGGTTTTCATCTATTATCCTTTGTTTCTTTGGTTGTCTATTTTTCTTTTGATCATGCTGTTAGTAATTTTGATTGAATGATCATCTTCTTCAATATCAAGGGTGAGATCAAATTCAAACGCAAAGTGCTCTTTTATGTTTTGAATGACCTCTTTCTTAAGTGCTTCGCTCTCCTCTTTGTTGGCAAGGATTAGCTTTACATGTAAAGCATGATTCTCACCCACGGTAAGTTTATAATCCAAGATGCGAGAAAAACGTAAAAGAATTTCATCTACCTCTCGTAAATGAATTTCGTGCCCATTGATGCTTACTTTGTTTTCAATGCGCCCAAGCACTTTCTCCATTCTGCGAAGAAACGTACCACAGGCACACGGTTGTGTTAAAAAGCGTGCCATATCGCCTGTTTTATAACGAATAAGAGGCATCGCTTGGCGATTAAACGTTGTAAAAACAACCTCACCATAC is a window from the Sulfurospirillum oryzae genome containing:
- a CDS encoding DVU_1551 family NTP transferase; the encoded protein is MTKSNIAVLIIAAGYSSRMHDFKPLLPLGQTSALKRLIQTYKAHGITHIYVVVGHRQDEIREALKDDDVSIVYNEDYDKGMFSSIQKGLSVIDETLSAFYMQPVDIPLIKVGSLERLYEAYACEGKGVIYPTFLGRKGHPPLIDMKYKELILASSGEGGLKRVLEAFKDDALHVNVCEQSVLMDMDTPEDYKALKAYDSFGAPTKEECLAIMHQDEVPEHIIKHCKAVESMAMSLYDYIASFNLCINKNSLSAAALLHDIARQERNHAFVGAQKLREMGYENIAHIIETHMDIEVDAKDPLNANELLFLADKLVSEDEVCGYEKRFEKAFNKCEGNLEAQRNITKRLNAVKAIIAKINNITCKDFPYG
- a CDS encoding histidine phosphatase family protein is translated as MVEKVYLLRHGYIDNGNEKRYLGRTDVPLDALGMEQAEALRDYFKAIPFNAIFTSPLKRCLQTAEVLCNDQDITYQVVEALCEIDMGDWENVLMSDIKLNYPKLYAQRGENLEYFTPPNGESFHDMAVRARRAFDEIIHSTTGTIIIVAHAGVNRMILSHLFGVEINDMFSIIQPYACVNELTWDQQSMQWRYRKVL
- a CDS encoding XdhC family aldehyde oxidoreductase maturation factor, translated to MKTIIEHIVESLNEQHEVVTATILEKSGSAPREAGAKMMIRKNGSIEGTIGGGTLEAMAIQLAPEVFKTKQGSIEDIELTDDDARAAGMVCGGEVSVLLEYLDALDIHQLNVYHKAKELKASGADFVMITNISQPNKRAFGKNKWICTETDLFGEEDKEVQKIADSLRENFYRVKFHLFVGKSKYMIEPFYNTDRLYIVGAGHISQQIAALTKPLGFYTVVLDDRDAFANKERFPTADEIHVVPSSYEGLIKDVGIAKNSYIVIVTRGVDKIVLEQTLHAKAKYIGMIGSKTKKNYVYNQLLQEGYAQNKLDEVCCPVGVPINAQTPEEIAISIVAELIRVKRS